The following DNA comes from Pararge aegeria chromosome 25, ilParAegt1.1, whole genome shotgun sequence.
TCATTGAAAATAGGCAAACTTGTAATTCATTTAAGTGATCGTcgcttaggtatataatataattagctCAATATATTGCGAGACATTCCATATCTTAGCTGTTTACCATAgcgtacaaaattaaataataggaGAGAACACTTGTGGCCTTGAGTTGGCTATGGCTattcataattcaaataaattcattaaacattatataGTAGTCAATAGCCGTTTAACCTCTGGTATGCCTGAACGTGGATCAGCGCAAAGCAGTTATCTGCCGGAACGTGGATCCACGCTCTCCGACCAGCagacaattttttataattttctctcaTAAAAACGATGCAGAAGTGTCAAAATCGCTTGCgtccttgaatgaatgaatgtaccaAATTCTCTTATACCTGTCTTTAGTTCAGAAACTTGTTCATTCGTGTCACTGAATACTCGACTTCGTTGAGAACTAagtgtttgattttttgtaattactggACACAGTgagtatatttttgtgttatttcaataatttctttcatttagaatagttttcaataaaatcttatgagaaatttatgcaattactaaaataattagaagTAAACGATTTGtcggttagttttttttttcaaatttattcataactattgTATTTCTTTCATTCTGAGTGCgtgttatatatagttttgaaGACTTTTTTGTCAAGATCTTCAATTTGCAAAGTGTTTTCGTCCATAATTCATAGTTTATTCAGAATCTTTGTTTTTCGATAGTCTTACCGCATATTGAGCGCGGATCCGCGTTCCGGCTAAGACGTACAGGGTGTTCAAATTTATACCACGCactttacttgtttatttactttattgagtTGTCCAGAAAATATTTTGAGATATCTTGCATtgaacctaacaatattttattaatttaatttcaaggtTATAAAATAATGGTGGTGTACCTAGATGTTGATAAGTATCTCAACAAAGGAGATTATTGCCTATGTCTTCGTGAAGCTATATGGCCTTGGAAAGAgactcattttataaaattaagtgctTGTTTCATATGTAAAAAACGCACGAATTCTAAAATGCCTCGACATTTATGTCTTCGGACTGACaaaaaaagtacttttaaaatgatattacaCGCTAAACATTTTTGGTGTCGAAACTGTATGTTTGCCATATATGAACATTACACAAATGACGAATGTAACATTTGTGCTGAtttctaaataacaaaaatttaattaagtattacaatgagaaggttactgttatttgtttaaaactaataaaaaaattcacatataattagttttattcttTGACAAAGCAAGACTATACAAAATGTTGTAgaggtaatttatttacatttcgaCTTCATGTCTTACATTATAATTTTGCGCGCGGACCAATGATATTTTTCAAGTCCGTATTTTTCTAAGAAAAATTACCACTgactttaaacggtgaaggaaaacatcgtgaggaaaccagcaagTCGAAGAACCTAGCAAGTTTGAGGACTTGTGATATCCACCAACacgcactgggtcagcgcgGTGGATTATGATCCTGATTGGGTAGGCCATGCTCCTGCAGTGGAGTCGTTTAGAAcgaaggctgatgatgatagaCATGCATTCATGAAtatgaaaataactttatcgaTTCGAGTCGATTTGAATTTATGtagcattttttgtttttgtaataaaaccattccactatacctacttagttcacattgttttatttctaaactaaaataGTTACAGTAGGTGATACAataataaagtacaaaataaaatttaaaaattaaaaaaaatggaacatCCTTTGTACAAATATACATGGCTTTGCCGGAACGCGGATCCGCGCGTTCGTATCACTCTGTTTTTCGCGGCAGATAGCGTAATTGTCAAATGGCTGCGTCCGGCATACCAaaggttaatattttaatacctttCATTTTCTTACTGTAAAGGTAAATCCATACATACTTTTATAAAgcttataattaacaaaattatcaatgcattatttataattcaccactaatctaataataatatttaataaattgcagATATAGATAAAGTTAATTAGAATGTTAAACTTATCGCGATAATAAACACTGGCCACATTGGTACTCGATCGCCATTGGCAACCGTTATGTCAACAGAGAAAAAAGTTGTGTTTACGAATTCGCGAATGGCGGCGGGCGTgaattttaaaggttttttgtaaaaattgcaATGTAAAAGTGTCATAACGTGAAAATTGTGTGTTTTTTTCAGttaatttgtgtttattaataCTATGGGCAATTGTTTCGGGTTTCGTAGGCGTGGTTTGCGTCGGCACATCGTTCTAATACTCATCGGTTTAGACAACGCGGGCAAAAcgaaaactattaataatttagcCGGAGAAAAGGACGATAAAGTTTTACCTACAGTTGGTTTTAAGGCGGTTAATCTGATACATAAAGACACACCTGTGACGATATACGACTTGGGTGGCGGGCCACACTTTCGTCAAATCTGGCCCCAGTATTACAGCGAGGTACACGGAGTGATTTTTGTCATCGATTCAAGTGATTTCACAAGGCTGGACGAATGCAAAGCTGTATTGGAAGAGGTGTTATCGCATGACAAAATATCTGGTAAGGGCTGTCGCGTCCATATTAGttaattaattctattttaCAAGGTAGACTTTTAAGAACATATTCATCCCAGCGAGCGAAAAAAACCATTTTCAGAAGTAagtatttggtatttttttaccTACCTCTTTAGtgtagcggtgagcgctgtggcaTGGTCTCGGATTCGGAATTAgcgaattaataatatataaattttctcttgtcttgTACCTAGTAGGCTGTTTACCGAAGAAAGACGTGCCGTGgactggtacgatgtcgcaaagaaaccgattaggggttacTATAACTGTCTAACCTTTTAAaggtggcaatgggcgggatatatagctcggagaaccgatggacgttcgggtcctaaggtgctgaaATGCCGACCCCGctccggtaaacgcagcgcGTAGGGCGGCCCCCCCCTGAGGTGTAAAGCCGATTGTCACATGTCGCTGTCACATacagtcgctgggagccgctggaaactaCCGGccaaggaccgtggattttggaactccctataaaagacctatgtccagctgggGGGCGTCGATCGGTTGAATTTATGACGATGATGGTAAAGgcgtggtgacagcagatcagaacacagttgCCACCATCCCCCTTCTATGTCGTCGCGGAAGTAAGCTGCGAGTGTAGCTTCACGAAGATAGTCAACTGTGCCGGCCCGCTCATTGGCTGTTAGCGAATATTGAGTAACACGAAGTTCATGAAATCATATTTTTGAATTGGAATGTACTGGAGGTCCGTTAtgtttccttagtcgcctcgtacgacacctgcgggtAGAGCAGGGGTGACAAAAGTACTCTGATCGGCCGTCATCACATGGCACATATCGTGAAATGATCTGTATAAGGATTGGCAACGACCAGAAAACGAAAAGAAACATTCGTGCGCGTGCGCTAGCAACAACCCTATACCTAGTTGTTATATTTAAGTTGCCTTGCAGGcttgcagagatcgctacttagcgataaggccgccttttatatccTACTACACTcttgaagtgtttgttctttattttttgtttttctgaacaaaaaataaagaacaaactTTTCTGTGGtgtaataaagagtataaataaataaataaataatgcgcTTATCAACTAGCAACCGCGGTGGAAACTCTTATAATTAAATTCTCCGCTATCAATTACACGGTAGGTAGTGATAAGAGGTGACAAAGTTACGTTTGCGGTTGCTTATTACAGGCAACTGTGAGATCGAACCTTTGTAGTACCACATTGACTGTAGTACACGTTAAGACAGACGTCGATGATATACATGTGACGTGATTGATATACGTCAGGCTGAATCCCTAAATATCTTGATATCAGCGTTTGAAAAACCTTTTCTTATAGATGTTATGTTATAGTACGTAGTATACTACATAAACTAGCGGACCGGCgggacttcgtccgcgaatgagtcgactataaaaatagtcatatgtcaaatataaattattccgagattccaatataaatgaatcctagcttgatCGCCCCTGAAACCTCCGctgtaattggaatctcggaaacGGCTCCAactattttctatatatatatatatatatatatatatataaagacgaataaaatatatatatatatatatatatatataaagacgaataaaataacattttctaaaaatgaatcctggctagatcgatttatcgcccccgaaaccccctgtatactaaatttcatgaaaatcgttggagccaattccgagattccaattatatatacacaagaattgctcgtttaaagatataagatatgtatatacttttgttataatatgtgtagtattaggattgatgagtaagtagtttattattatatgttaaatatatttaaacataaattgctGCAACCCTTTTcttcgtttttcctaacgtcaaaggttgtctggaagagatcgctttagcgataagaccgcctatgcacgccccattttctactctgtttcttctgtattatatgtgtttactttgtataaaatgtgtgtgtgcaataaagttttcaaacaaacaaactgaccaACTTTGtttgaccccagcgccatctgtcgggctgattagtgaatctaaaccatcccgaccccagcgccatctgtcgggctgattagtgaatctaaaccatcccgGGTTCTACctaaacgcataccgaaaaattccttcaaatcggttcagccgtgtaggaggagttcagtgacatagacacgcacacaagaaatatataagactagctgttgcccgcgacttcgtccgcgtttgtttttgttttttgatgtggcattcatgTGAtgtagttttagttctaaaaaaatttaaagtttttagtatcgctaagtcttaaatgaggggtttgctgataatgtccgctgaggagttctgtcctctatctccaaccacattcatcagatctacacaaagtttgggcaaaattaaacacatattataacctctatagtacaaaaataattattgaaatcggttataatttgtcgtagttatggtgtaaaatcgtcaaacactcttcccctctcccaaaggaaccgagcttaatgtcgggatataaagtatcctatattacttctaacacttccaagaatatgtgtacaaagtttcatgaggatcggttaagtagtttttgcgtgaaagcgtaacaaacaaacttacattgacaattataatattaagtagggatgtGATTCATACTTTTTTATCCTATTTTTGTATCAAGGTAAACCAGTTCTGGTGCTGGCGAACAAGCAAGACAAAGCTGGCGCCTTGGATGACATCGATGTGgtggagaaactcaatgtaGAACCACTGGTTAACAGGTAACAATaattggatataagcaggcgttactttgcggaaatccatgctgtactatgaaaattaagcttaatttgcaaatactcagcgaaaagcaggagaatctgtatggtgtaatttataatttctacaatacTTTTACctaatccacaccaaacggtTTTTCGCAATGCACCctctaagcagtggcgtgcatagagggtatacacagggtatgccgatgatataaaatgaagaaaatctccagtaagagctataaaaaaacttaagactccacatggcggtaatctcgtgagctaGATCGAGATACTTACTTACGtgttattatgaatgaatgaatgaaatacacttcattgtaaaccaaataaaaaaaaacaagcgttaaaaaaatacacaattaaaaaaaaggagaaaaggtacaaaaggctgccttatcgcttagaagcgatctctaccaggcaacctgcCAAATCAAATTAGTTCATGAAGTTAAaaagaagggttagggtgtatACAAAgtaacacttaaataataaacataaattacaaaaataagtaaataataaattaaataaaatatacttcctaaaaaaaatataacagaattataatataatgtcgcttagtcggttcgctcttggcagagcggtcgtggtcgtcacttaagtgtaatggcacgcttgactagcttgactattcgtcgccactcctcgcTGGCAGCTGCCTCTCTGGCACACTtatgtaaggggacagccactgaAGCCTTTATTAGGTCAGTCAGGTTTGAAATATCTTCGCAAggttgcaaattaaaaaaaaagcattaaaaaaaatacaaaaataaaaaaaaaggagaaaaggtacaataggcggccttatcgcttaaaagcgatctctacctgGCAACCTGCCAAATCAAAttgagtacatgaagttaagaagaagagTTAGGGTGTATACAAAGtaacacttaaataaaatatacttcataaaaaaaatataacaatgtaatgtcgctcagtcggttcgcttttggcagagcggtcgtggtcgtcacttaagtgtaatggcacgcttgactattcgtcgccactcctctctggcagctgcctctCTGGCACACTtatgtaaggggacagccactgaAGCCTTTATTAGGTCAGTCAGATTATAGGTCTGGAACATcttcgcaaggttgcctgcctttcggtattctataggatatatttcggagagtgtgctcaagaactgtttgatacTAGTTCCTCCCTCGCCtctttaccatcgaaccgcgaggcaccgtaaggatctacatccctacgtggtcgatatactgCGGACGCGTACTGTTATATCCTTCCCCATGCTAGCAATAAAGCTGAGACAGTGATGCCTCAGTCCTATTGCATATCAAATATAATGGAAAGGGACAGTCAGTCTTCCACCGGCATTCAAGTGAAATACTCGTGTTTTATTGACCAATCccatattgtttaatattttctatttcctttttttattaaagtttctatagcaagtaataaatctttttattaaaacttaaatcgtGTAACCCCCGATAAcagtacgaagcgcttcgcgtCTGCGTTTCTGATCcgtaccgctaggatctggaatgcccttccagcttccattttcctcagtgcctacaatatgagtatcttcaaatcaagagtgaataggcatcttctaggcaagcgcgctccaccttaggctgcatcatcgcttaccatcagctcgtctataaatattaaaaaaaaaaaagttatttggtcatgggcgatcttccgcgCGATTTGCACTCTTCCCtggacaaccagacgttcaatggagtcgttgtctcttctTGATACTTGACCAAAGAAAGTGAGAATATGAGTCTGTACTATCGATGATAGACGTTGCGTGATGCAGAGTTCTTCAATGTGAATGCATTCCAAGGTATTCTTAACAttcttctccagcaccacatctcaagaacGTCTATCTTCTTCTCACTCTCCCGCATGGTCGACGTTTCCGGAGCATATAGGAATATGGGGAACACAAGCGCTCTAACTAGCCGGATATTTGTCGCTTTGTTATACATATATCTATACAGAAATATCTACATTGCACTTGCCGGCAATACACATAGACCGCAAACCTCACCAATAGGTTGTCATGGAGGTCTCCAAAACACACAcaattgtacaaataaagagtaatgttAATGTATCTTTTAGGTACAGATGCCCGACCCTTGTGGAGTCATACAGCGCCCGTCCCGATTCGACCACGAAAAAACCCAAAATAGACCCCGGCTTGCGCAAAGGCTACCACTGGCTGTTGAACTACATCGTGAAGCGCTATGGTGATATAAACTTGCGcgtacaaacagacatacacgCGGAACTTGAGAGGCGCAAGCGCATGTTGAACCGCGCTTCCAACAGGGCTTCGCAGACTTTCACAGCCAACAGCGACGACATAGCAACCCAGACCGGTTTCGAAAACCCCAATTACGACATGAATAAGTCCACAAAGTCCTGCGAAAATGAGACCAAAAATCTAGACAGGGGCCTGATACACGTTAAGCCGATCAAGAAACCCAATAGTCTAGACTCCACGATAACGGTAGAAAGTGTGGACGATTCCGATCGAACCAGTGATGCCAAACCAAAACTGTCGCCCTTATTCGGTAGGGTAAGTGATACTACAAATGAGACGGTAAGGATAGAGTTGGAGCCGAGGAACGAGTATAGAAAGCTATCTCCGATCGTCAGAAAGAAGAGTGCTCCGAATCATATAGATTTCAAAAACCGGCCGCAGTCTAGTCCAACATTTGTGAGGAATAAGGTAagttttagataaaaaaaaaacagcagaaGGCAGAATAAGGCAGAAGTTAacgttcttaaaaataaaaagtaacattttgtattattattatttaggttcCATGGTAAATGAAACAATATATGTAATGttcggatagaagcagacgttactttgcggaattccatgatatattatgaaaatgaagcttaatttgctatattccgcgaaaagcaggagaatctgtatggtgtaattcataattactaaaatccttatactcaacaccaaacagtaCCCTCCTGAGTgtacgaaacgtgcgtagaggttacatagccgaagatctgttttgtgtgtagcatttaaggattgaagaaattattaattacaccatataaattctcctgcttttcgcggagtatagcaaattaagcttaattttcataatatgtaatgttttctatctcattctctccgCACTTCATTAAtcgtgtttgtttctttatcgtgaCGCATTATCGTTTCATCGAGTTAGTGTTTTTAGCCGCGGACGCAAAAACGAtgcgacggggtgttataagttcgAGGTGTCagtttgtgtgtctgtctgcgACATAGcagctcccgaacggatgaaccgattttgatttagtttttttggtGTTTGGAAGGCGATTGAGTCGAGAGTGTTCTTATTGAGTGTTAAAATCGAACTATGATACTATGATAatacaatcagtggcgtgcacttcgtttATGCatgaaagcactgcctaacctaaTAATTTCAAACAGCTTATATAAAAggagaattttcaattttatgcgatCTCCCTGCTTTACGCCTACCCTGGTTAAAAACCTTATGCACGCTACTGAATAgaatacactatgacaaatttcctATCCAAgatggtgaatattttttttttttttctctatatgggtataaaatgaaagggcttgactagtataataatgtacactatattgaaagggaGTGGGGAGTATTAACTAACGCAATggaaggaaaatatttttttatgcctGGCTTACATTGAAAGGGGTGTGAGTGATGACTGGAACTGTggaaagtaaattaaaaaaaattataaaaacttttttttttaactttaattgaccacaatctcacctgatggaaagtgaagATATGGCCTACGATGGTACGTGCTTGCTTAGTAAATAGCTATTCACTCCtgtttttaaagatacccaACTTGTAAGAAtaaggaaacacagaactcagAAGGGCGTTCCAGACCCCATCCATGCGTATAGGATATGAAGATGAAAACcgcttcgtgcgagtttttgggattTTGACAACGAACGGTTACACGGTAAAAAAGGGAATggtggtgaaggaaaacatcgtgaggtaacctgcatgcctgagagttctacataatgttctcaaaggtgtgtggagtccaccaatccgcactgggccagcgttgaggagccttaaccccttctcattgtgggggagacccgtgccctgtaatggcccggtaatgggttaatataatgatgatgaaaaataatgcaaggtttaaaaaaaatgtgtgagcaGTCACGACACGTATATGCATAAAAGAAGAAATtacgacaggaatcagatataGCGTAAAAGACAAAGCATTACTAATTTATtccataaaatgtttattaaaaacaaaataaaattaaaaaaaaaaaaattaaattttacatatttattccaAATCGCGAGAACTCCTACGTATGGTACGTATATtccatcatatagcgtggcgatgtgTCGCCAAGGCCtatgtcgccacgccaacaatcaggtttacccccgcctatagatgtttcatatcaataaaaaaaaatacaaccaaatggataacccctcttttttgtaattcggttaataatgactgttttattacaaaattaatattatttttttattttttatttatttattaatttttagctCGTCAATgataggtgcggct
Coding sequences within:
- the LOC120634878 gene encoding uncharacterized protein LOC120634878 isoform X3; translated protein: MGNCFGFRRRGLRRHIVLILIGLDNAGKTKTINNLAGEKDDKVLPTVGFKAVNLIHKDTPVTIYDLGGGPHFRQIWPQYYSEVHGVIFVIDSSDFTRLDECKAVLEEVLSHDKISGKPVLVLANKQDKAGALDDIDVVEKLNVEPLVNRYRCPTLVESYSARPDSTTKKPKIDPGLRKGYHWLLNYIVKRYGDINLRVQTDIHAELERRKRMLNRASNRASQTFTANSDDIATQTGFENPNYDMNKSTKSCENETKNLDRGLIHVKPIKKPNSLDSTITVESVDDSDRTSDAKPKLSPLFGRLSHSKNTSIEEEPKDATYVGDGTRTLDPAVDFKHRVLVSDAELALMHREIVLTERAEHTSKATSSDIVPGATTLPLSVRPASASQLLRRQLEICPAHHKRRLSLRYMQRNKTSPERNTMLMYEPKAQRHLDKGDFEQSTAIN
- the LOC120634878 gene encoding ADP-ribosylation factor-like protein 13B isoform X2; amino-acid sequence: MGNCFGFRRRGLRRHIVLILIGLDNAGKTKTINNLAGEKDDKVLPTVGFKAVNLIHKDTPVTIYDLGGGPHFRQIWPQYYSEVHGVIFVIDSSDFTRLDECKAVLEEVLSHDKISGKPVLVLANKQDKAGALDDIDVVEKLNVEPLVNRYRCPTLVESYSARPDSTTKKPKIDPGLRKGYHWLLNYIVKRYGDINLRVQTDIHAELERRKRMLNRASNRASQTFTANSDDIATQTGFENPNYDMNKSTKSCENETKNLDRGLIHVKPIKKPNSLDSTITVESVDDSDRTSDAKPKLSPLFGRVSDTTNETVRIELEPRNEYRKLSPIVRKKSAPNHIDFKNRPQSSPTFVRNKLSHSKNTSIEEEPKDATYVGDGTRTLDPAVDFKHRVLVSDAELALMHREIVLTEREHTSKATSSDIVPGATTLPLSVRPASASQLLRRQLEICPAHHKRRLSLRYMQRNKTSPERNTMLMYEPKAQRHLDKGDFEQSTAIN
- the LOC120634878 gene encoding ADP-ribosylation factor-like protein 13B isoform X1, which translates into the protein MGNCFGFRRRGLRRHIVLILIGLDNAGKTKTINNLAGEKDDKVLPTVGFKAVNLIHKDTPVTIYDLGGGPHFRQIWPQYYSEVHGVIFVIDSSDFTRLDECKAVLEEVLSHDKISGKPVLVLANKQDKAGALDDIDVVEKLNVEPLVNRYRCPTLVESYSARPDSTTKKPKIDPGLRKGYHWLLNYIVKRYGDINLRVQTDIHAELERRKRMLNRASNRASQTFTANSDDIATQTGFENPNYDMNKSTKSCENETKNLDRGLIHVKPIKKPNSLDSTITVESVDDSDRTSDAKPKLSPLFGRVSDTTNETVRIELEPRNEYRKLSPIVRKKSAPNHIDFKNRPQSSPTFVRNKLSHSKNTSIEEEPKDATYVGDGTRTLDPAVDFKHRVLVSDAELALMHREIVLTERAEHTSKATSSDIVPGATTLPLSVRPASASQLLRRQLEICPAHHKRRLSLRYMQRNKTSPERNTMLMYEPKAQRHLDKGDFEQSTAIN